The Arachis hypogaea cultivar Tifrunner chromosome 14, arahy.Tifrunner.gnm2.J5K5, whole genome shotgun sequence genome has a segment encoding these proteins:
- the LOC112740622 gene encoding protein DETOXIFICATION 16-like: protein MEEEHENNTRVPVESQVSGQNKLRTVIKEVKKQIYLAGPLIIVHFLNFAIELISIMFVGHVSVLTLSGVSMATSFTSVTGIGLVMGIASALETLCGQSYGAGQHHMLGIHAQRAMLVLTIICVPISIVWANTKSILILFGQDHEISTEAGRYAQLIIPYLFASSVLQCQTRFLQTQNIGVPMMLSSGVATALHAALCWALVFKAGLGSTGAALSNCISYWVNVLILALYIKFSPRCSETWTGFSLEAFHNIPSFLKLAILSSVMVCLELWSFELMVLLSGRLPNPKLQTSVLSICVNTASTIWMIPLGLSGAISTRVSNELGAGNPWSARLAVRVVLVATIIEGILVATLMIMLRNVWGHVYSNDVQVVRHVRLMLPILAASNFLDGLQGVFSGIVRGCRRQKMGAFINLGSYYVVGVPSAIVLAFVLHLETKGLWLGIICAIIVQVLSLMIIILSIDWEKEVLTFFFLFAFFFEFLVLLISN, encoded by the exons ATGGAGGAAGAACACGAGAATAATACCcgtgtccctgttgaatctcaaGTGTCCGGTCAAAATAAGTTAAGGACAGTGATTAAAGAAGTAAAAAAGCAAATATATTTGGCAGGACCTTTAATTATagtgcattttcttaattttgctaTTGAACTTATTTCAATAATGTTCGTTGGTCACGTAAGCGTGTTGACTCTCTCCGGCGTTTCCATGGCCACTTCCTTTACTTCTGTCACTGGCATTGGTTTAGTG ATGGGAATTGCAAGTGCATTGGAAACTTTGTGTGGCCAATCATATGGAGCCGGACAACATCACATGTTAGGCATACACGCTCAGAGAGCCATGCTTGTTCTTACCATTATTTGTGTACCCATCTCTATTGTTTGGGCAAACACAAAATCCATATTGATTTTATTTGGCCAAGATCATGAAATCTCCACAGAAGCAGGAAGATATGCTCAATTAATCATTCCGTACCTTTTTGCTTCTAGTGTTCTTCAATGTCAAACTAGATTTCTACAGACACAGAACATTGGAGTTCCAATGATGCTCAGCTCTGGAGTAGCTACTGCACTGCATGCTGCTTTGTGTTGGGCGTTAGTGTTCAAAGCTGGCTTAGGGAGTACTGGAGCTGCCTTATCAAATTGTATATCGTATTGGGTGAATGTGTTGATACTTGCGTTGTACATAAAGTTTTCTCCAAGATGTTCGGAAACTTGGACCGGGTTTTCATTAGAGGCATTCCATAACATTCCTTCTTTTTTGAAACTTGCTATTCTTTCTTCTGTTATGGTTTG CTTGGAACTGTGGTCGTTTGAATTGATGGTTCTCCTATCTGGTCGTCTTCCAAATCCAAAGTTGCAAACATCAGTGCTTTCTATTTG TGTGAATACAGCATCAACTATTTGGATGATTCCGTTGGGATTAAGTGGAGCTATAAG CACTCGTGTATCTAACGAGCTTGGAGCTGGTAATCCTTGGTCTGCACGTTTGGCCGTGCGTGTAGTGTTAGTAGCAACCATTATTGAGGGTATTTTGGTTGCTACACTGATGATAATGTTACGCAATGTTTGGGGCCATGTTTACAGTAATGACGTACAAGTGGTTAGACACgtgagactcatgctgccaattCTTGCAGCATCCAATTTCTTGGACGGGCTGCAGGGTGTTTTCTCAGGAATTGTTAGAGGATGTCGACGGCAAAAAATGGGTGCTTTTATTAACTTAGGGTCATATTACGTAGTTGGAGTTCCGTCCGCTATTGTATTAGCTTTTGTTTTACATCTTGAAACAAAG GGACTCTGGCTTGGAATCATATGTGCCATTATTGTTCAAGTACTTAGTCTCATGATCATAATTCTTAGCATTGATTGGGAGAAGGAggtgttaacttttttttttctttttgcttttttctttgaatttttagttttgcTTATTAGTAACTGA